CATGGTAACTTTGTTTTCAAGACCCAAGATACTTGGTAGCCCTaagaatatataaaaacatggtgggtGGCAGAGCTTTATCTTACAGAGCCCTACTACAGTGGAGCATCCTTCCAAAATGTATAAGGAAGCAGGGGTGTGGCTAAGACCTCTGGGCCCCATGAAGGAATATCACGCTGGGCCCTCCTCCCAAATTCCATTTTTGTGGGCCCCGTACAGCTGTGGGCCCCCTCAAGCGATGGGCCACTAGAATCGTCACCACCTTTCACCCCAATAGCGCCAAATCTGTAAGGGGGTCAGACACTGTCTCAATATTTAAATCTAGATTAGAAGTGTACCTCTATGATCAGGCATCTAATCAGTTATTATAGTCTAGTGATAGAGTGGGAGAAGCCTGTAGCCATAGAGTATCATGGAGTGGCAATATGCCAATGTTACTACGTTATATGGTGCAGTGCTTGATGTTTCATTGTACTTTCACAGACACATCGTATGTGCAGCAGATACTACTCCTGCTGAACGCTATACATAAATTTGCTTCAACGCCACTCAATATTCAGCAATCACAGATACTTTAAAGAATAATTAACTCAGTGAAGCAGTGAATAGGTGCTTAATTGGGCCCGAGTTTAAGACAGATTGTTTGTGGAAAACCTTAGCCTTCCTACTCTGTACACCTCAGGcgcagaaataaaaatgtaaatatggatgAGCAAGGCTTATACACTAACCtgttgctctcgctctctcgtaTTGACCAACGGGAGGGGAATAAATGGGAACATTCGCTATCGTCATCATGTCCAATTTTACTGCGTGCCGATGTGCTGTGACTTCAACTTAGGACTATTTTCTTTGCCCTCGTTCAATTATATCCGGATCTTTCATCACATTTCCTGTTCACTCAAATGTGTTACTGaggaatacatttgaaatgaaccCAGATGAGTTGGCAGCATGTCGAGCAGGGTAATCCTTAATATAATGACCGCACAGTAGGACGTGATCGCTTTCTTTGTATCGGTATCAACGTGTCCCTGATTCCTTTCCAACGCACACTGCGCAGAGTTGCATTTACGTAGTTCTCCATGTGTACACTTCTGTAGGTATTCTCTCTTTGTCCACGGAAAGAGATGATCGTGTACAGTAGTTCTGTTATAGTAATCTGTATTAGCCTCTGGAGGCAGTGGTGCCGAATTTGAGTTAAGCGTCAGCTATGGCTGCTTTTGGCACAGAACAGCAAACATGAACTGTTGTATTTATTGAAGTTTTAATTCGAGACGCTTGCTTATTAACACGCTCATATATGTATATCTTGTTAATCATTATTCAACGAGCCTGactattttacacaaaaattgGCCCTGCTTTGGTATGCTCCCATTAGTAACTGAAATTATTAattcataaacattttaaagaatcTTCGTGCCATGGTCAGTTAGTTTATATATGATCACTCACTGACTAAAGTCTTGCTCTAAATCTTGTGACTAAGACAATGAGGTCACGATTCATTTAAACACAGCACTGAATACTTTTCATATATTGTAAGAACAATTTGGCAGTATACTTCAAATGATCCTTAaaactaatatatatatatatatatatatatatatatatatatatatatatatatatatatatatatatatatatatatatatatatatatatacaattcaAAATGGATAATTGAAGATTTGCGCGTAAAAAGAGTCCGACTATTCATTTTCCAATAGCAATAGCTCCAATAGATATGCAGTCGTGTCATACACTCATCTTTTTGAAGAGTGTGTTTTGAAgaggatttttttatttgggatTCTGTGTTCCATATCTCAGCTGTTTTcattgccagtagtgattgttacgtcGGCATTAGAAAAGTCAGTTAATaatattctaatcacatatttgtggtcTTACAGTTTAAAATGTTAAGTCGAAACATTAATAACTGCTGAATGGATCAGTAGATCGTCACTAAGAAGCTAGATTCATATAATGACATTCAGCCCACGCCATACTGTGCCACAATTACGCAGCGTAAAATGTGGCCAAATGACGAATTACTTACGACCAAGATAAATgcatgttcagatgatgtacaTTGGTAGCTACATTTTGGAAACGTTAACAATATGTATTTAGGTCAACCTCTCTCAGTGACGGCAATGAGACAGATTCCGTGAAGCATATTACATGATTGAATGTTTGGTCTACTCCCCGTCCCCTTAAATAGTGATTGGTGAGGTGCGAGATTGCTGCGACTCAGTGTattttattcggtatttattagatttattttttactttccaCTCaaaaggtttgacgcgttgtgtgttcagagatgctcttctgcataccactgttacaatgcgtggttatttgcgttgtcctctgacctctctcattaacaacgcgtttcggtccgcagaactgctgttcatgggtggatttttttttttcgcaccattctttacaatctctagagactgatttctgatatactcaaactaccctgtctagCACAAactatcattccacagtcaaagtcacttagatttcttcctcattctgatatttggtctgaaaaacagctgaacctcttgggcatgcttttatgcatttaggtgCGGCCACATGAGTGTCTGAAGTGTATAtgtgagaagggggggggggggggggtcgtcaCAGGGAAAGTTTACCTTCTCTGGGCGCCGCTGGGTCCCAAGCCGACCACATCTGCACGGAGAAAAAGGGTGTCCAGCACACAATATATGCAACGACTATGACAAAAGTCATTTTAACCGTCCGGATTTTAGCTTTGGATATGAGCCTTACGCTGCTCACGCGAGAAAGCGCAGGACCTTTGGAGGGCTTAGGGGTAAGAGATATACATTGATCCCTccttgttttcagtttaaaGTTCTGCCATATTTTAAAACTTATAAGTCCGTAGCAAATGCTCAGAATTGCCACTGGTATGATATAGATGGTTAGTGTAATCCACGTCACGTACGCTTTGGCACCCCAAGGCTGCACGAAGTCTCCCCAGCAGTCATAAACACCGTTGCCCACTTCTTTCAGGGAGAAGATGTACACTTGTGGGATGCTGAACAATAGGCTGAGCATCCAAGAAGCAATTACGTAGAAACggtctttttttctgtgtaaaGAGCGCAATGGCTGGCATATCGCTAAGCATCTGTCTATGGACATCAAAACAAGCATATATGTGGAGGCAAACATTCCGACGACCTGCAGGTATTTCACGAGCCTGCACAAGAAGTCGGGTCCGTAAAAACGAAACGTAATGTCCCAAATTagttgtggcaggacctgaaagaTTGCCACCACTAGATCCGCAATACTGAGGTGTTTCATGAAATAGTACATACGCGACTGGCTGTGCTTGGCCGTGTGAATGGCCAGCAGGACACACAGGTTTCCAGCAAGAGCAAGCAGTAAGACCAGGACAAGTACAGTCACTTCCACTTTGGCCACTTCTTCGTTCCGCTTCAATGGGTTCACCGACTGATTCGCTCCTTCAGTCTCGTTCCCGAGACTCGTGTTGCTCCAGGACAAATTCATTCCCCAAAAATCTTGCTCTTTGAAAAGCGTCTCCATCACGCTTAAACGTTGTATGTTGTACGtatctattttaaaaaaaggcactTTAGCCGCTACTTGTCATCCACTCGTTAACATTGGTTAGTATTTCAGGCGCTTAATACTTCCCCCgtgttttaaataaattaatcctTTAACCACATCCTTACTTCTGTCAATCGATGAGTCAATTTCGTTAATACAGGAGTATCTTTATCTTTGTCCACCAGACTTAATCACAGAGAAAGGCTAGAAGAAATGAAACGACATACAATAATTATTGTTCTAGATCAAATCATCACAGAGAAGGGAAAGTAATGAAAAATTAGGAAGTAAATACGTATTTTAAAAAATCGATAAATAAATTATTGCaagtaaaatgcatttattacaATAATTAACTGGAAAACACAATTTCATTGTGTGAaaccaattaaataaaaacaaataaagataaaataaacatcCGCATGACCATCAGCATaatcaataatataataataataataataataataataataataataataataataataataataactacatACCTGCAATTTCGTTGATAAACAATATAATCCATATTTTTAACTGTACAACCATGCTCCATACTGTCTTCCCAGATGCAATGTGATCGTTTTGTAGATTGTGCTGCGTCTAAGCCTCTTAGGTAGCGTTTAGGCTCAAGTCCAGGAAGTTAAAGAAACCACCagcctcacactcactctctcgctttctctctctctgtatatgcTCAGCATCTTGATATTTATACCGCTCGTATGTCTTTATGGAATATTGAGAAGGAGCATGCGAGTTACACATTTTTACCACTTGGTGGCCCTATGCGCTACAGTATTACTACAATAACTCCCCACTGAAGTATTAACTGAAACAATATCTGTGTAGGGAAAATAAGTTGTTACGCATAGCTTTATTTGTacttatttatggaaccaataATTTCACAGACCCCATGACACTATCAAATTATGTATTTACTTACACTTGAGTAGATCTCTCTATATTCTACGAATTAATAATTGTCATAACGCACAGTGTATccgaaaaatattattttaatataaaattcAAAACGGCGCATAAAATAACACGgttgtaaagaaaataaaatgaagctaTTTTGGAATAAGGCCCTGCTGGCATGAGTGTTTGAAAAAACCGAATCGAAAGGAATAAACGTGGAAGAAATCTATGGGAGAGACTAATCTCATAGCCTATTTATCGACTTGGTCAGGTGTGACACGTAGGTTATATACAAGCAAATCTGGAGACGCAAATATATGAAGTGAGTTTCGGATACCAAATTACTGTACAGTGCGTAAACCTACCCTGTACTAGGGATCATAATTGCTACAGATGAAACCCAAGGAATTATTTTCGCAATTGGTATACGTGGTCCCCTTTAGCAGTGACGCAGCATTCTAATTCGCAGAGATTTTGCACTTAAATGCAACATTTTGTTAACTTATTCTGCCGTAGCCTTCTATGTATTTGATATCGGTAAATCACGGCCGACTACCACTGTTTTAAGAAActacagtaggctacataatTAAACCGGCGTTTTCTAAATGTGGAAATATAGCCAACTAGACAAGTGGAGCTGAGAGGGTCCTACGCAATGCGATCCACAACTCATACTGAACATTAAAACCGTAAAGAATTGGCTAATCTTATGAATTATTGATATTTGTCTATAAACGATACGCAAAGAACATCTTAATGACAAAAGCGAACAAAAAGCAACATTTAATTGACAAAAGGAGTTTCTATTAGAGACACACCAAACTGCGAATAAGATCGAAATATTGTACTGCGAACAATGAGCACTTAAATGCAGCTTTCCGACGAACTGATTTGTATGCCTTTGTGGAACCACCACCACGGCTATTCGTGCGCTCTCGTTCTGAATACTAGAGGAGATATGTCTCAACAGACGGTGCCAAGCGCAGATAAAATGACCTGGAAGTCAATAAGCACGCCCTAAAATAGCATCTATTACCACACTGTGCTGATTTGCTTAAGTTGTGTGTTGTAGGTcgcaaaacacatacacatgtgtttaaaatgttttttgtggttgtttttttctgttgtgcCAAATATACATTCTTTATATACAGTCACCTCTTCAATGTAGTGTCATTTTTGTAGCTTGTCTACCATACCCGTTTAAAAATGAGAAGCAAATAGTTAAATGGACTATGAACTTGCTGTCAGCAAAATGAAGGTTTCCTGCACACATAGGTGcagaatgaaaatatttacaaaactaatgcattttttagACTTGCCTTAGGGTTACACTTACAAAAGGCAAAGGACTGGGGGCTGGTTGACTACAGGGGTTGGGTGCTGGTTTGTCTACAGTGGTTTTTACAACCACACTAGGGGGTCCTGTCTCGTGATCTTCAATTCTGCACCCATCTTAATGTAGTAATTTCATTGAGGAGGCCCAAAACATTGTTGTGAAGAtcatgtttgtgttttcataGAAAAGTCAAAGAAGCAAAGTCAAAGTATTTTTGCCATCTTTGTGggaaatacagtcaggtccataaatattgggacatcaacacaattctcctctttttggctctatacaccaccacaatggatttgaaatcaaacgaacaagatatgctttaactgcagacgttcagctttaatttgagggtatttacatccaaatcaggtgaacggtgtaggaattacaacagtttctatatgtgcctcccactttttaagggaccaaaagcaaTGGGACaatgttccatggccaggtgtgtgttattccctcattatctcatttacaaggagcagataaaagctctagagttcatttcaagtgtgctatttgcatttggaatctgttgctgtcaactctcaatatgagatccaaagagctgtcactatcagtgaagcaagccatcattaggctgcaaaatcaaaacaaacgcACCAGagaaacattaggtgtggccaaatcaactgtttggaacattcttaaaaagaaagaacgcaccggtgagctcagcaacaccaaaagacccggaagaccacggaaaacaactgtggtggatgacagaagaattatttccctggtgaagaaaaaccccttcacaacagttgaccagatcaagaacactctccaggaggtaggtgtatgtgtgtcaaagtaaACAATCAAGAgaatgtaaaccattggtgagcctcaaaaacaggaagaccagattagagtttgccaaacaacatctaaaaaaacctttacagttctggaacattgacagatgagacaaagatcaacttgtaccagaatgatgggaagagaagagtatggagaaggaaaggaactgctcatgatccaaaacataccacctcatcagtaaagcatggtggtggtagtgtcatggcatgggcatgtattgctgccaatggaactggttcccttgtatttattgatgatgtgactgctgacaaaagcagcaggatgaattctgaagtgtttcgtgcaatattatctgctcatattcagccaaatgcttcagaactcattggacggcgcttcacagtgcagatggacaatgacccgaagcatactgcaaaagcaaccaaagagttttttaaggcaaagaagtgaaatgttatgcaatggccaagtcaatcacctgacctgaatccgattgaacatgcatttcacttgctgaagacaaaactgaagggaaaatgccccaagaacaagcaggaactgaagacagttgcagtagaggcctggcagagcatcaccggGGATGAAACCCAGGGTCTGGtaatgtctatgcgttccagccttcaggctgtaattgactgcaaaggatttgcaaccaagtattaaaaagtgaaagtttgatttatgattgttagtttgtcccattacttttggtcccttaaaaagtgggaggcacatatacaaactgttgtaattcctacactgttcacctgatttggatgtaaataccctcaaattaaagctgaaagtctgcagttaaagcacatcttgttcgtttcatttcaaatccattgtggtggtgtatagagccaaaaagatgagaattgtatcgatgtcccaatatttatggacctgactgtaagtGTATGTTGAGAATATCCATAAAAAAAGAGATGGATAGGAGCTCTAATCTGAGGTAATTAC
Above is a genomic segment from Conger conger chromosome 10, fConCon1.1, whole genome shotgun sequence containing:
- the oxtrb gene encoding oxytocin receptor b, with the protein product METLFKEQDFWGMNLSWSNTSLGNETEGANQSVNPLKRNEEVAKVEVTVLVLVLLLALAGNLCVLLAIHTAKHSQSRMYYFMKHLSIADLVVAIFQVLPQLIWDITFRFYGPDFLCRLVKYLQVVGMFASTYMLVLMSIDRCLAICQPLRSLHRKKDRFYVIASWMLSLLFSIPQVYIFSLKEVGNGVYDCWGDFVQPWGAKAYVTWITLTIYIIPVAILSICYGLISFKIWQNFKLKTRRDQCISLTPKPSKGPALSRVSSVRLISKAKIRTVKMTFVIVVAYIVCWTPFFSVQMWSAWDPAAPREAMAFIIAMLLASLNSCCNPWIYMFFAGHLFHDLMQGFVCCSTRYLKSSQSQCERQSSRKSNSSTYVIKSTSSQKSLTQTSTT